One segment of Amycolatopsis alba DSM 44262 DNA contains the following:
- a CDS encoding lysine N(6)-hydroxylase/L-ornithine N(5)-oxygenase family protein, whose translation MARAVFGERVPVYDVVGVGFGPSNLALAIAVTEHNAAPGAETVTAHFLERQACFGWHRGMLIDNATMQVSFLKDLATMRNPTSSFSFLSYLHSKDRLVDFINHKNLFPLRIEFHDYFEWAAEKVDDLVSYGTEVLSVTPVFDGDEIEFFDVHARTDGELVNLRARNLVMGTGLRPNLPEGVTPGTRVWHNSELLHRVEGMAAEEPRRFVVVGAGQSAAEVSALLHDRFPQAEVCAVFARYGYSPADDSAFANRIFDPEAVGRFYEAPEAVKDRLMRYHGATNYSAVDIDLIDELYRRVYREKVQGVERLRLINVSRPTEVVDTGSEVRVTVEALESGERTRIDADFVVYATGYSPADPTSLLGELASACARDDEGRLRVERDYRIVTEPPLDGGIYLQGGTEHTHGITSSLLSNTAVRVGEILQSIVDRRVADASRPEYAVSGTGPA comes from the coding sequence ATGGCACGAGCAGTGTTCGGTGAACGGGTTCCGGTCTACGACGTGGTCGGGGTCGGGTTCGGACCCTCGAACCTGGCGCTCGCCATCGCGGTCACCGAGCACAACGCCGCGCCTGGAGCCGAGACCGTCACCGCTCACTTCCTCGAGCGCCAGGCCTGTTTCGGCTGGCACCGCGGGATGCTGATCGACAACGCCACCATGCAGGTCTCCTTCCTCAAGGATCTGGCGACCATGCGGAACCCGACGAGTTCGTTCAGCTTCCTGTCGTATCTGCACAGCAAGGACCGGCTGGTCGACTTCATCAACCACAAGAACCTGTTCCCGTTGCGGATCGAGTTCCACGACTACTTCGAATGGGCGGCGGAGAAGGTCGACGACCTGGTTTCCTATGGCACGGAAGTGCTTTCGGTCACGCCGGTCTTCGACGGCGACGAGATCGAGTTCTTCGACGTCCACGCCCGCACCGACGGCGAGCTGGTGAACCTGCGCGCCCGCAACCTGGTGATGGGCACCGGGCTGCGGCCGAACCTCCCCGAAGGTGTGACGCCGGGCACTCGCGTCTGGCACAACAGTGAACTGCTGCACCGCGTCGAGGGGATGGCCGCCGAGGAGCCCCGCCGGTTCGTCGTCGTCGGCGCCGGCCAGAGCGCGGCCGAGGTCAGCGCGCTGCTGCACGATCGCTTCCCTCAGGCCGAGGTGTGCGCGGTGTTCGCGCGCTACGGCTACAGCCCGGCCGACGACAGCGCGTTCGCCAACCGGATCTTCGACCCCGAGGCGGTCGGGCGGTTCTACGAGGCGCCGGAAGCGGTCAAGGACCGGCTGATGCGCTACCACGGGGCGACCAACTACTCGGCCGTGGACATCGACCTGATCGATGAGTTGTACCGGCGCGTCTACCGCGAGAAGGTCCAGGGAGTCGAGCGGCTGAGGCTGATCAACGTCTCCCGTCCCACCGAAGTCGTCGACACCGGCTCCGAGGTGCGGGTCACCGTCGAAGCGCTGGAGAGCGGCGAGCGGACCAGGATCGACGCCGATTTCGTCGTGTACGCCACCGGGTACAGCCCGGCGGACCCGACGTCGCTCCTCGGTGAACTCGCCTCCGCCTGCGCTCGCGACGACGAGGGCAGGCTCCGCGTCGAACGCGACTACCGGATCGTCACCGAACCGCCGCTGGACGGCGGGATCTACCTGCAGGGCGGCACCGAGCACACGCACGGCATCACGTCGTCGCTGCTGTCCAACACCGCCGTCCGGGTCGGGGAGATCCTCCAGTCCATTGTGGACCGCCGGGTCGCCGACGCTTCCCGGCCCGAGTACGCGGTGAGTGGCACAGGGCCCGCCTGA